A portion of the Bacteroidales bacterium genome contains these proteins:
- a CDS encoding single-stranded DNA-binding protein, with amino-acid sequence KKGKQIAVEGRLETNTYDDKEGNRKFYTQILVNDLMMLGKENN; translated from the coding sequence AAAAAAGGAAAACAGATCGCAGTGGAAGGCCGTCTGGAAACCAACACCTACGATGACAAAGAAGGCAACCGGAAGTTCTACACACAGATATTGGTTAATGACCTGATGATGCTGGGAAAAGAGAACAACTAA